Proteins encoded together in one Lachnospiraceae bacterium JLR.KK008 window:
- the rpmD gene encoding 50S ribosomal protein L30 — protein sequence MAKTLKVTLVKSPIGAVPKHKKTVIAMGLRKLNKTVELPDNDATRGMIKQVGYMVKVEEA from the coding sequence ATGGCAAAAACGTTAAAAGTTACTTTGGTAAAATCTCCGATCGGTGCAGTTCCCAAGCATAAGAAAACGGTGATAGCAATGGGACTTCGGAAACTGAACAAGACTGTAGAGCTTCCGGACAATGATGCAACGAGAGGCATGATTAAACAAGTTGGATATATGGTTAAAGTTGAAGAAGCATAA
- the rpsE gene encoding 30S ribosomal protein S5 — MKNTIIDVSQLELNDKVVAIKRVTKTVKGGRNMRFTALVVVGDGNGHVGAGLGKAVEIPEAIRKGKEDAMKHIITVALDENNSITHDFIGKYGAASVLLKRAAAGTGIIAGGPARNVCELAGIKNIRTKCLGSNNKQNVVLATIEGLRQLKTPEEVARNRGKSVEEILG; from the coding sequence ATGAAGAATACGATCATAGATGTAAGCCAGTTAGAGTTGAACGACAAGGTTGTTGCCATCAAGCGTGTAACAAAAACCGTAAAGGGTGGACGTAACATGCGGTTTACGGCTCTCGTAGTCGTTGGAGATGGTAACGGGCATGTAGGCGCTGGACTTGGCAAGGCTGTAGAAATTCCTGAGGCAATTCGTAAAGGAAAAGAAGATGCGATGAAGCATATCATTACCGTTGCTCTCGACGAGAACAATTCCATTACTCATGATTTCATCGGCAAATACGGCGCTGCAAGCGTTCTTCTCAAGAGAGCTGCAGCCGGTACCGGTATTATTGCAGGCGGTCCTGCGCGTAATGTGTGCGAGCTTGCAGGCATTAAAAATATCCGTACGAAATGTCTTGGTTCCAATAACAAGCAGAATGTTGTACTTGCAACGATCGAAGGTCTGCGCCAGTTGAAAACTCCTGAAGAGGTAGCAAGGAACCGTGGAAAATCTGTCGAAGAGATTTTAGGCTAA
- the rplE gene encoding 50S ribosomal protein L5, whose translation MSRLKDMYKNQIIDAMVKKFGYKNIMEVPKLEKIVVNMGVGEAKENAKVLESAMADMEKITGQKAIVTKAKNSIANFKIREGMAIGCKVTLRGEKMYEFADRLINLALPRVRDFRGVNPNAFDGRGNYALGIKEQLIFPEIEYDKIDKVRGMDVVFVTTAKTDEEARELLTLFNMPFAK comes from the coding sequence GTGAGTAGACTGAAAGATATGTATAAAAACCAGATCATAGACGCTATGGTCAAAAAGTTTGGATATAAAAATATCATGGAAGTGCCGAAGCTCGAGAAAATCGTAGTTAATATGGGCGTTGGCGAGGCAAAAGAAAACGCAAAAGTCTTAGAGTCTGCAATGGCAGACATGGAAAAGATCACAGGACAGAAGGCGATCGTTACAAAGGCGAAAAATTCGATTGCTAACTTTAAGATCAGAGAAGGCATGGCGATCGGCTGTAAGGTAACTCTGCGCGGCGAGAAAATGTATGAGTTTGCAGATCGTCTGATCAATCTTGCATTGCCCCGTGTGCGTGACTTCAGAGGTGTAAATCCCAATGCGTTTGACGGAAGAGGAAACTATGCGCTGGGCATCAAAGAGCAGCTTATCTTCCCTGAGATCGAGTACGATAAAATAGACAAGGTAAGAGGTATGGACGTTGTCTTTGTGACAACAGCCAAAACGGACGAAGAAGCTCGTGAATTGTTGACATTGTTCAATATGCCGTTTGCAAAATAG
- the rpsH gene encoding 30S ribosomal protein S8, with protein sequence MTMSDPIADMLTRIRNANTAKHDTVDVPSSKMKLAIAQILLEEGYIKKFDVVEDGNFKTIRIALKYGADKNEKIITGLKRISKPGLRVYAGKDDMPKVLGGLGVAIVSTNQGVITDKKARELQVGGEVLAFVW encoded by the coding sequence ATGACAATGAGCGATCCTATTGCAGATATGCTTACGAGAATCCGTAATGCAAATACTGCAAAACATGATACCGTAGATGTTCCTTCTTCTAAAATGAAACTTGCGATTGCACAGATTCTTTTGGAGGAGGGTTATATAAAAAAATTCGATGTTGTAGAAGATGGTAATTTCAAGACGATCCGTATCGCATTGAAATATGGCGCAGATAAAAATGAGAAGATTATCACAGGACTGAAGAGAATCTCCAAACCGGGTCTGCGTGTCTATGCAGGCAAGGATGATATGCCGAAGGTACTGGGCGGACTTGGTGTGGCAATCGTTTCCACGAACCAGGGCGTAATCACTGATAAGAAAGCAAGAGAACTCCAGGTCGGCGGAGAAGTATTAGCTTTTGTATGGTAG
- the rplP gene encoding 50S ribosomal protein L16, whose amino-acid sequence MLMPKRVKRRKQFRGSMAGKATRGNTITYGEYGIIATEPCWIKSNQIEAARIAMTRYIKRGGQVWIKIFPDKPVTTKPAETRMGSGKGTLEYWVAVVKPGRVMFEISGVPEETAKEALRLATHKLPCKCKIVSKADLEGGVSNENE is encoded by the coding sequence ATGTTAATGCCAAAAAGAGTAAAACGTCGTAAACAGTTCCGTGGTTCTATGGCAGGCAAGGCTACAAGAGGCAATACGATCACGTATGGTGAGTACGGTATCATTGCCACAGAGCCATGTTGGATTAAATCAAATCAGATCGAAGCAGCCCGTATCGCGATGACGCGTTATATCAAGCGTGGCGGCCAGGTCTGGATCAAGATCTTTCCGGATAAGCCGGTAACTACGAAGCCGGCAGAGACACGTATGGGTTCCGGTAAAGGTACGCTTGAATACTGGGTAGCAGTTGTAAAGCCGGGCCGTGTCATGTTCGAGATCTCCGGCGTGCCGGAAGAAACCGCAAAAGAAGCGTTACGTCTTGCGACACATAAGCTTCCATGCAAATGTAAAATTGTTTCTAAAGCAGACTTGGAAGGCGGTGTATCAAATGAAAACGAATAA
- the rplF gene encoding 50S ribosomal protein L6, with the protein MSRIGRMPIAIPAGVTVEVAENNKVTVKGPKGTLERVLPSEMEIKAEGAEVVVSRPNDLKKMKSLHGLTRTLIHNMVVGVTDGFEKKLEVNGVGYRAAKSGKKLTLSLGYSHPVEMEDPEGIETVLEGQNVIIVKGIDKEKVGQFAAEIRDKRRPEPYKGKGIKYADEVIRRKVGKTGKK; encoded by the coding sequence ATGTCACGTATAGGAAGAATGCCAATCGCGATTCCTGCAGGCGTTACTGTAGAAGTTGCAGAAAATAATAAAGTGACTGTAAAAGGTCCTAAAGGGACTCTGGAAAGAGTATTGCCATCCGAGATGGAGATTAAGGCAGAAGGTGCCGAAGTCGTTGTTTCCAGACCGAACGATTTGAAGAAAATGAAGTCCTTACATGGACTGACAAGAACATTGATCCATAACATGGTTGTGGGTGTAACAGACGGCTTCGAGAAGAAGCTGGAAGTAAACGGAGTAGGTTACAGAGCAGCGAAATCCGGTAAGAAATTAACCTTATCTTTAGGATATTCCCACCCGGTGGAAATGGAAGATCCGGAGGGCATCGAGACTGTTCTCGAAGGTCAGAATGTGATCATCGTGAAAGGGATCGATAAAGAAAAAGTTGGCCAGTTCGCAGCGGAAATCAGAGACAAGAGAAGACCGGAACCTTACAAGGGCAAAGGTATCAAGTATGCTGATGAAGTGATCAGACGCAAAGTAGGTAAGACTGGTAAGAAATAA
- the rplX gene encoding 50S ribosomal protein L24, giving the protein MSTMKIKKGDTVKVIAGKDSGKEGKVISVDPKKNRVLVEGVNMISKHTKPSAANQNGGIVQREAAIDISNVMYVHKGKATRVGFKVENGKKVRFAKSTGDVID; this is encoded by the coding sequence ATGTCTACAATGAAAATCAAAAAGGGCGACACGGTGAAAGTGATCGCCGGTAAAGATAGCGGAAAAGAAGGAAAAGTTATATCTGTTGACCCCAAAAAGAACAGAGTGCTTGTAGAAGGCGTAAACATGATCTCGAAACATACAAAACCTTCGGCGGCCAATCAGAATGGCGGAATCGTTCAGAGAGAAGCAGCGATCGACATTTCCAATGTTATGTATGTTCACAAAGGAAAGGCAACGAGAGTTGGCTTTAAAGTTGAGAACGGCAAAAAAGTACGTTTCGCAAAATCTACAGGCGACGTGATCGATTGA
- a CDS encoding adenylate kinase yields MKVVMLGAPGAGKGTQAEMIADKYNVPHVSTGDIFRANIKEGTELGKEAQAYMNKGLLVPDELTVKILLDRVAKDDCKNGYVLDGFPRTIAQAETLDKALHELGDAIDFAINVDVPDENIVSRMSGRRACVDCGATYHIVHIPPKAEGICDKCGKELILRDDDRPETISRRLDVYHEQTQPLIEFYDRKGVLKTINGTVDMKEVFAAIVTILGE; encoded by the coding sequence ATGAAAGTTGTTATGTTGGGCGCTCCCGGTGCAGGGAAGGGAACACAGGCAGAGATGATTGCCGATAAATACAATGTGCCTCATGTGTCTACGGGAGATATTTTCAGAGCTAATATTAAAGAAGGTACGGAGCTTGGGAAAGAAGCACAGGCGTATATGAACAAGGGTCTTCTTGTACCTGATGAACTGACTGTGAAGATTCTGCTTGACAGAGTGGCGAAAGATGACTGTAAAAACGGATATGTGCTGGATGGATTTCCGCGTACGATCGCTCAGGCAGAGACGCTTGACAAGGCGCTGCATGAGCTGGGAGATGCGATCGACTTTGCAATCAATGTGGATGTGCCTGACGAAAATATCGTGAGCAGAATGTCCGGCAGACGTGCCTGTGTGGACTGCGGCGCAACTTATCATATTGTACATATTCCGCCGAAAGCAGAAGGAATATGCGATAAATGCGGAAAAGAGCTTATACTTCGGGACGATGACAGACCGGAGACAATAAGCAGGCGTCTTGATGTCTATCATGAGCAGACGCAGCCTTTGATCGAGTTCTATGACCGGAAAGGTGTTTTGAAGACAATCAACGGAACTGTGGATATGAAAGAGGTATTTGCGGCGATTGTTACTATTTTGGGAGAGTGA
- the map gene encoding type I methionyl aminopeptidase: MAVSIKSAREIELMRQSARLLEDVFSKLEQAVKPGISTKEIDRLGEKLIRAHGCEPNFLNYNGYPASVCVSVNDEVVHGIPHSAHILQEGDIVSLDAGLIYKGYHSDMARTFGVGEISEEARKLIAVTRQSFFEGIRMAKAGNHLYDISNAIDAYVTPHGYGIVRDLVGHGIGTKLHEDPQVPNFAQRKKGLLLQAGMTLAIEPMINMGRADVEWLDDDWTVVTEDGSISAHYENTILITDGEPEILTMSGICE; the protein is encoded by the coding sequence ATGGCTGTATCAATTAAGTCCGCGAGGGAAATAGAACTGATGCGTCAGTCTGCCAGACTGTTGGAGGATGTTTTTTCCAAACTGGAACAGGCTGTCAAACCGGGAATTTCCACAAAGGAGATCGACAGACTAGGTGAGAAACTGATCAGAGCACACGGATGTGAACCTAATTTTCTGAATTATAACGGGTATCCGGCGTCTGTCTGTGTTTCTGTCAATGATGAAGTGGTACATGGCATCCCTCACAGTGCGCATATTCTGCAGGAAGGCGATATTGTCAGTCTGGACGCCGGACTGATCTACAAAGGCTATCATTCTGATATGGCAAGAACATTTGGCGTCGGAGAAATATCGGAGGAAGCCAGGAAGCTGATTGCAGTAACCCGGCAGAGCTTTTTTGAGGGTATCCGGATGGCGAAAGCCGGAAATCACCTGTATGATATTTCTAACGCCATCGATGCCTATGTAACACCGCATGGATATGGCATTGTCAGAGACCTGGTGGGCCACGGGATCGGTACGAAACTTCATGAGGACCCTCAGGTTCCCAATTTCGCACAGAGAAAAAAGGGATTATTGTTACAGGCCGGCATGACACTTGCCATTGAACCTATGATCAATATGGGACGTGCGGATGTGGAGTGGCTGGATGATGACTGGACAGTCGTGACTGAGGACGGTTCTATCTCGGCACATTATGAGAATACGATATTGATCACTGACGGAGAGCCGGAGATTCTGACAATGAGCGGAATATGTGAATAG
- the secY gene encoding preprotein translocase subunit SecY: MLKTLKNAFKVKEIRNKVLYTLVMLVVIRLGSQLPIPGVNRHYFRDWFAMQTGDSFNFFDAFTGGSFLNMSVFALNITPYITSSIIIQLLTIAIPKLEEMQKDGEDGRKKLASITRYVTIALALIESVAMAVGFGRSGLLEEFNALNIISVVCALVAGSALLMWIGERITENGIGNGISIVLVINIISRLPQDFTGLYQQFIKNKPIAIGVVSAVVILAIVVGMVVLVILLNDGTRKIPVQYSKKIQGRKATGGQSGNIPLKINTAGVIPIIFASSLMQFPIIICSFAGYKGEGFWGEILRGLNSGNWCNPSPGQLKYSIGLIVYVALVIFFAYFYTSITFNPLEVANNMKKNGGFIPGIRPGRPTSDYLTKILNYIIFIGACGLTIVAVIPFFFNGVFHASVSFGGTSLIIIVSVVLETIKQIESQMLVRNYKGFLND; the protein is encoded by the coding sequence ATGCTTAAAACACTGAAAAATGCGTTTAAAGTCAAAGAGATCAGGAACAAGGTCTTGTATACACTGGTAATGTTAGTTGTGATCCGTCTGGGATCACAGCTTCCCATACCGGGGGTAAACAGACATTATTTCCGTGATTGGTTTGCAATGCAGACCGGGGACAGTTTTAATTTCTTTGATGCTTTTACAGGTGGTTCTTTTTTAAACATGTCAGTGTTTGCACTGAATATTACACCGTATATCACATCTTCCATTATTATCCAGCTTTTGACGATTGCAATTCCGAAGCTGGAGGAGATGCAGAAGGACGGTGAAGACGGCAGAAAGAAACTGGCGTCTATTACTCGTTATGTAACGATAGCCCTGGCATTGATCGAGTCTGTTGCGATGGCAGTGGGATTTGGCAGATCAGGGCTGCTTGAGGAGTTCAATGCACTGAATATTATTTCTGTTGTCTGTGCTCTTGTAGCAGGCAGTGCTTTACTCATGTGGATCGGAGAGAGAATCACGGAAAATGGCATTGGAAACGGCATTTCCATTGTGCTCGTAATCAATATTATTTCCAGACTTCCTCAGGATTTCACAGGCTTGTATCAGCAGTTTATCAAAAATAAACCAATCGCGATCGGCGTCGTCTCTGCAGTCGTTATTCTGGCGATTGTAGTCGGCATGGTAGTCCTTGTTATCTTATTGAATGACGGTACCCGGAAAATACCGGTGCAGTATTCCAAGAAGATTCAGGGCCGGAAAGCGACCGGCGGACAGTCCGGTAATATTCCGTTGAAGATCAATACGGCAGGCGTGATTCCGATCATCTTTGCCTCTTCTCTGATGCAGTTTCCGATCATTATCTGTTCCTTTGCCGGATATAAAGGAGAAGGTTTCTGGGGAGAGATCCTGCGCGGATTGAATTCCGGCAACTGGTGTAATCCCAGTCCCGGTCAGCTTAAATATTCTATCGGGTTGATCGTGTATGTTGCCTTGGTTATCTTTTTTGCCTACTTCTATACATCGATTACTTTTAATCCGTTGGAAGTCGCCAACAATATGAAAAAAAATGGCGGGTTTATTCCGGGTATCAGACCGGGCAGACCGACAAGCGATTATTTGACCAAAATTTTGAACTATATTATTTTTATTGGTGCGTGCGGACTGACGATCGTTGCCGTGATTCCATTTTTCTTTAATGGGGTATTTCACGCGAGCGTTTCTTTTGGAGGGACAAGTCTGATTATTATCGTCAGTGTTGTTCTGGAGACGATCAAGCAGATAGAGTCACAGATGCTTGTCCGCAATTATAAAGGTTTTTTGAATGACTGA
- the rpsM gene encoding 30S ribosomal protein S13 yields the protein MARIAGVDLPRDKRVEIGLTYIYGIGRVSANKILAEAKVNPDTRVRELTDDEVKKLSEIISEHYIVEGDLRREVALNIKRLQEIGCYRGIRHRKGLPVRGQNTKTNARTRKGPKRTVANKKK from the coding sequence ATGGCTCGTATCGCAGGTGTTGATTTACCAAGAGACAAACGTGTGGAGATCGGTTTGACTTACATCTACGGAATTGGCAGAGTAAGCGCAAACAAGATTCTGGCAGAAGCGAAAGTCAATCCTGACACTCGTGTCAGAGAACTGACGGATGATGAAGTAAAGAAATTAAGTGAGATCATTTCCGAACACTATATCGTGGAAGGTGATCTCAGAAGAGAAGTTGCACTCAACATTAAGAGACTGCAGGAGATTGGATGCTACAGAGGCATTCGCCACAGGAAAGGACTTCCTGTACGCGGTCAGAATACAAAGACAAATGCAAGAACAAGAAAAGGCCCTAAGAGAACAGTTGCTAATAAGAAAAAGTGA
- the rpmC gene encoding 50S ribosomal protein L29, with product MKTNKYVEDLKTKSAAELEQELVAAKKELFNLRFQNATNQLDNTARIREVRKNIARIQTVITEKKKAQA from the coding sequence ATGAAAACGAATAAGTATGTAGAAGATTTAAAGACCAAATCAGCTGCGGAACTGGAGCAGGAATTGGTAGCTGCAAAAAAAGAACTTTTCAATTTGAGATTCCAGAATGCGACAAATCAGTTGGATAACACAGCGAGAATCCGTGAAGTAAGAAAAAATATTGCCAGAATTCAGACTGTTATCACTGAGAAAAAGAAAGCGCAGGCATAG
- the rpsK gene encoding 30S ribosomal protein S11, with product MAKKVAKKVTKKRVKKNVERGQAHIQSSFNNTIVTLTDTEGNALSWASAGGLGFRGSKKSTPYAAQMAAETATKAALIHGLKTVDVMVKGPGSGREAAIRALQACGLEVTSIKDVTPVPHNGCRPPKRRRV from the coding sequence ATGGCTAAAAAAGTTGCAAAGAAAGTAACAAAAAAGCGTGTAAAGAAAAACGTTGAACGTGGACAGGCACATATTCAGTCTTCCTTTAATAACACAATTGTCACATTGACGGATACGGAAGGAAATGCTCTGAGCTGGGCAAGTGCCGGTGGTCTTGGATTTAGAGGTTCAAAGAAATCTACTCCTTATGCTGCACAGATGGCGGCAGAGACAGCGACAAAAGCTGCTCTTATCCATGGATTAAAGACAGTAGATGTAATGGTGAAAGGTCCCGGTTCCGGACGTGAAGCGGCGATTCGTGCACTGCAGGCATGTGGTCTGGAAGTGACCAGCATTAAAGACGTGACACCGGTGCCTCACAATGGCTGCCGTCCGCCGAAACGCCGTAGAGTATAG
- the rpmJ gene encoding 50S ribosomal protein L36 encodes MKVRSSVKPICEKCKVIKRKGTIRIICENPKHKQRQG; translated from the coding sequence GTGAAGGTCAGATCATCAGTAAAGCCTATTTGCGAAAAGTGCAAAGTAATTAAAAGAAAAGGAACGATCAGAATTATCTGTGAAAATCCGAAACACAAACAGAGACAAGGATAA
- the rpsC gene encoding 30S ribosomal protein S3, whose product MGQKVNPHGLRVGIIKDWDSRWYASDAEFSDLLVEDYNIRKYLKKKLYSAGISKIEIERASDRVKVIIYTAKPGVVIGKGGAEIELTKKELTKLTDKKVLVDIKEIKRPDKDAQLVAENIAQQLENRVSFRRAMKSCMGRTMKAGAMGIKTSVSGRLGGADMARTEFYSDGTIPLQTLRADIEYGFAEADTTYGKVGVKVWIYKGEVLPTKGNKEGSDK is encoded by the coding sequence ATGGGACAGAAAGTTAATCCTCACGGTTTGAGAGTCGGCATTATTAAGGACTGGGATTCCAGATGGTATGCTTCTGATGCTGAGTTTTCGGATCTTCTGGTGGAAGATTATAATATCAGAAAATATCTGAAGAAGAAATTATACAGTGCAGGTATTTCCAAGATTGAGATAGAGAGAGCTTCTGACCGCGTGAAGGTGATCATCTACACGGCAAAACCGGGCGTTGTCATCGGTAAGGGCGGTGCAGAGATCGAACTGACAAAGAAGGAACTCACAAAACTGACAGATAAAAAAGTTCTGGTTGATATTAAAGAGATCAAGAGACCTGACAAAGACGCACAGCTCGTTGCTGAAAACATCGCGCAGCAGCTTGAAAACCGTGTGTCCTTCAGACGCGCTATGAAGTCCTGTATGGGCAGAACGATGAAAGCAGGCGCAATGGGTATCAAGACTTCCGTTTCCGGCCGTCTGGGCGGCGCTGATATGGCTCGTACGGAGTTCTACAGCGACGGTACGATCCCGCTTCAGACGCTTCGTGCAGATATTGAGTATGGATTTGCAGAAGCAGATACCACATATGGCAAAGTCGGTGTTAAGGTATGGATTTACAAGGGCGAGGTACTTCCTACCAAGGGAAACAAGGAAGGGAGCGATAAATAA
- the rpsQ gene encoding 30S ribosomal protein S17, translated as MERNLRKTRTGKVTSNKMDKTIVVAVEDHVKHPLYNKIIKRTYKLKAHDENNECNIGDTVKVMETRPLSKDKRWRLVEIVEKVK; from the coding sequence GTGGAAAGAAATTTGAGGAAAACCCGTACTGGTAAAGTTACCAGTAATAAAATGGATAAAACGATTGTTGTGGCAGTGGAAGATCATGTAAAACATCCGCTTTACAACAAGATTATCAAGAGAACTTATAAGTTGAAAGCTCACGACGAGAACAATGAGTGCAATATCGGCGACACCGTAAAGGTCATGGAAACAAGGCCGCTGTCTAAGGACAAACGTTGGAGACTTGTGGAAATCGTAGAAAAGGTTAAATAG
- the rplO gene encoding 50S ribosomal protein L15 yields the protein MDLSNLKPAEGSKHSDSFRRGRGHGSGNGKTAGKGHKGQKARSGATRPGFEGGQMPLYRRIPKRGFTNRNTKEIVGINLTVLERFDDGATVDVEALIAAGIVKNPRDGVKILGNGEFTKKLNVKANAFSASAKEKIEALGGTAEVI from the coding sequence ATGGATTTATCTAATTTAAAGCCGGCGGAAGGTTCAAAACACAGCGACAGTTTCAGACGCGGCCGTGGCCACGGTTCAGGAAACGGAAAGACTGCCGGAAAAGGACACAAAGGTCAGAAGGCCCGTTCCGGAGCGACAAGACCGGGATTTGAAGGCGGTCAGATGCCGTTATACAGACGAATTCCCAAGAGAGGTTTTACAAACAGGAACACGAAGGAGATCGTTGGCATCAATTTAACAGTGTTAGAGAGATTTGATGATGGTGCAACCGTTGACGTAGAGGCATTAATTGCAGCAGGCATTGTAAAAAATCCAAGAGATGGAGTGAAGATTCTCGGGAATGGAGAATTTACCAAGAAGCTCAATGTGAAGGCAAATGCGTTCAGCGCATCTGCCAAAGAAAAGATTGAGGCGCTTGGTGGAACAGCAGAGGTGATTTAA
- the rplN gene encoding 50S ribosomal protein L14, giving the protein MIQQESRLKVADNTGAKELLCIRVMGGSTRRYANIGDVIVATVKDATPGGVVKKGDVVKAVVVRTVKGARRKDGSYIKFDENAAVIIKEDKTPRGTRIFGPVARELREKQFMKIVSLAPEVL; this is encoded by the coding sequence ATGATACAACAGGAAAGCAGACTGAAGGTCGCTGATAACACAGGTGCAAAAGAGCTTTTATGTATCAGGGTTATGGGCGGATCTACAAGAAGATATGCAAACATTGGCGATGTGATTGTTGCTACTGTTAAAGATGCAACACCCGGCGGTGTTGTTAAAAAGGGCGATGTCGTAAAAGCTGTCGTTGTACGTACTGTAAAAGGCGCCCGCCGTAAAGACGGTTCTTATATCAAATTTGACGAGAATGCTGCTGTTATCATCAAAGAAGATAAGACCCCGAGGGGAACTCGTATTTTTGGACCAGTAGCAAGAGAGCTTCGTGAAAAACAGTTTATGAAAATTGTTTCCCTGGCTCCGGAAGTATTATAA
- the rplR gene encoding 50S ribosomal protein L18 yields MVNKESRSKVRVKKHKKIRNRFSGTSQRPRLSVFRSNNHMYAQIIDDTVGNTLVSASTLEKDVKAELEKTNNVDAAAYLGTVIGKRAVEKGIKEVVFDRGGFIYQGKIAALADAAREAGLEF; encoded by the coding sequence ATGGTCAACAAAGAGTCAAGATCGAAAGTTCGTGTAAAAAAACATAAAAAGATACGTAACCGATTCAGTGGCACGTCGCAGAGACCTCGTCTGTCTGTGTTCAGAAGCAATAATCACATGTACGCACAGATTATCGACGATACCGTTGGCAACACTCTGGTATCTGCCTCTACACTTGAAAAAGATGTAAAAGCAGAGCTGGAAAAAACCAACAACGTTGATGCAGCGGCATATCTTGGAACAGTGATCGGAAAGAGAGCAGTCGAAAAAGGCATCAAAGAGGTTGTCTTTGACAGAGGCGGCTTTATCTATCAGGGAAAAATCGCAGCATTAGCTGACGCAGCCAGAGAAGCTGGCCTGGAATTCTAG
- the infA gene encoding translation initiation factor IF-1, giving the protein MSKADVIEIEGTVVEKLPNTMFQVELENGHKVLAHISGKLRQNFIRILPGDKVTLELSPYDLTKGRIIWRDK; this is encoded by the coding sequence ATGTCGAAAGCCGATGTTATTGAAATCGAAGGTACAGTCGTGGAGAAACTGCCAAATACCATGTTTCAGGTAGAACTGGAAAACGGGCATAAGGTACTTGCTCATATCAGTGGAAAACTCAGACAGAATTTCATTCGTATCTTGCCGGGTGATAAAGTGACTTTGGAACTGTCTCCTTACGACCTCACAAAAGGCAGAATCATTTGGAGAGATAAGTGA
- a CDS encoding type Z 30S ribosomal protein S14 gives MAKTAMKIKQQRKPKFSTRQYSRCKICGRPHAYLRKYGICRICFRELAYKGQIPGVKKASW, from the coding sequence ATGGCTAAGACAGCAATGAAGATCAAACAGCAGCGCAAACCGAAATTTTCCACAAGACAGTACAGCCGTTGCAAAATCTGTGGTCGTCCACATGCGTACCTGCGTAAATACGGAATTTGCAGAATTTGCTTCCGTGAATTAGCATATAAAGGCCAGATCCCGGGCGTGAAAAAAGCAAGCTGGTGA
- the rpsD gene encoding 30S ribosomal protein S4: MAVNRVPVLKRCRALGLEPAYLGYDKKSNRTNARAGKKVSEYGLQLREKQKAKFIYGVLEKPFRNYYKKADRAKGMTGENLMILLERRLDNVIFRLGFARTRREARQVVGHKHVLVNGKCVNIPSYSISAGDVIEIKEKARSMQRYKDIAEVTAGRLVPEWLDADLEGFKGTIKMLPTREIIDVPVNEMLIVELYSK, from the coding sequence ATGGCAGTAAACAGAGTTCCGGTTTTAAAAAGATGCAGAGCGCTTGGATTGGAACCGGCATATCTTGGCTATGACAAGAAATCTAACAGAACCAACGCAAGAGCAGGAAAGAAAGTAAGTGAATATGGCCTTCAGCTCAGAGAGAAGCAGAAAGCAAAATTCATTTATGGTGTGTTGGAAAAACCTTTCCGCAATTATTATAAGAAAGCAGACAGGGCCAAAGGAATGACAGGTGAGAACCTGATGATTCTTTTGGAGAGAAGACTTGACAATGTAATTTTCAGACTTGGATTTGCAAGAACCCGCAGAGAGGCAAGACAGGTTGTCGGACATAAGCATGTACTTGTAAACGGAAAATGTGTAAATATCCCTTCCTATAGTATAAGCGCCGGTGATGTGATCGAAATCAAAGAGAAAGCCAGAAGTATGCAGAGATATAAAGATATTGCAGAAGTAACGGCAGGCAGACTGGTTCCGGAGTGGCTTGATGCAGATTTAGAAGGATTCAAGGGAACGATAAAGATGCTTCCTACGAGAGAGATCATCGATGTTCCTGTAAATGAAATGCTTATCGTCGAGTTGTATTCTAAATAA